The nucleotide window GTCCCGCCCCGCCAGTAGCAAGTGCGGCAGTGGGGTCAGGCTCTCGACGAAGCCCCGGGGCCCCATCGTAGGCCAGAGCCGACCCGGTGCGTGGCTCGACATCACCATCCTGGGGATGGTGGCGGCCGCGGTCTCGGTCTCGGTGCTCGGGCGGTGGCGGGACGCTCGGTGCTCGACGGCGAAGATCGACCTCCTGACGATCGACACCGTCCTCGAGCTCCACACGGCCAGATACGGCGAGGTCCCGACCACCGATCAGGGGCTCGCGCTCCTCCTCGAGCGGGGCTTCGTGAAGACGGCGCTGATCGATCCCTGGAGGAAGCCCTACCTCTACCGGCAGCCCGGAACCCATAATCCCCGGGGGCCCGATGTAGGGACGCTCGGGGGCGATGGCCGGAGCGGGGGCCGGGGGGAGGATACGGACCTCTACCTCGGGGAGAGCGACCTGCGCTCGCCGGGGTGTGAACCCTGACCGCCGTGTTCGCTGTCTGCGGGGGACGCCCGCCCCCTCAGGCCGCCTCCGGCGCGACGGCGTGCCGGTCCTCGGGGCTCTGCTCCTTCTCCAGCTCCGTGCCCCGGGTGAACCAGCCGCGCAGCAGCAGCGCGGTCAGCGAGCCGCCGAGCGCCACCAGGGCGAGCACGAGCCACATCGCGTAGGGCGTGCGCCAGTACTCCACCTCCCCGGCCCGGAGCCGATCGCCGATGCCCTCGGGACACCAGTAGGCGAGCATGTGGCCCGAGACGAAGCCGATGGCCGTCTTCGCGAGGAAGTAGGGGACCATCGAGAGGCCGAAGTAGGTCCCCTCCTGGCCCTTGGGGGCGATGGCGGCCGTGTACTCCTGCAGGCGCGGCGACCAGATGAGCTCGCCGACCGTCAGCACGAGGAGGAAGATCCCCGCGGAGTAGTAGGTGAAGGTCGCCAGATCGAGGCCCCCGAAGGGCGGGACGGCCTGGAGCAGCAGCGCGACCGAGGTGATGAAGGCCCCGGTGACCAGCATCTTGTAGACGTTGAAGCGCTCGAGCACCGGGATGAGCACGATCAGCCCGACGATCACCCCGATGGGGTTGAGCGCCTGCAGGGTCCCGATGGCCGCGTCGCTGCCGATGACCCGGGTCCAGAACTTCGGGTGGAGGAGGCCGAGGTAGAGGAAGACCGCGCGCACGCCGAGCAGGAGCGAGATGAGCGCGGTGAAGCGCCAGAAGGCCGACTCGCGCAGCACCGCCTTCGCGATCTCGATGGGGCTCTGCCGCGGCGCGTCCGCCGCCTCCTCCTCTTCCGGCTCCTCGTCCTCGCCGACGAGCTGCTCCGTGTGGTGGATGGTCAGGAAGATCGCGACGATGGAGAGCAGCGAGGTGAGGATGCCGAAGGTGAAGATGTGGTAGCGGGGCCAGCCGAAGTCGATGAAGGCCCAGTCGACGACGAAGCCGCCGAGGGCGGCCCCGACGTTCATGAAGAGGTACCAGAGGTTGAACCCGGCGCCGCGGGACCGCTTGGTCGTGAAGCGCTTGTTCGCCGCCTGGAAGGCGGTCTGGACCATGGCGACGAAGGGCGCCATCAGCGCGAGCCCGGCCACGGCGACCGCCGTCCGCAGGGTGCCCTCCGGCAGGAAGACCGCCGCGACGATGCCCGCCCGGCTCACCGCCATGCCCACCATCGACAGCCAGAGCGAGCGCTTGATGCCGAGCCAGTCGGTCAGCAGGCCGGAGAGGAAGAGGAAGATCGTGGTCGCCGACGAGAAGACCATGAAGGCGTAGCCGGCGTCGGCGTCGTCGAGCCCGAAGTCGTCGCTCAGGCTCAGGATCACGATGTTGAACATCGCGAAGTAGGCCGTGCTGTCCAGCACGTTGACGATCTGCAGACCCCAGTACTCCCGGCGGGTCTCCTTCAGGACGGAGAAGTCCTTGAAGTACTTCACGACGGGGTTCACGCGCTCGGTGCTCATGGGCTCCTCGGGCTAGCTGCCTTTAAGCGGGTCGTGCCGCTTCGCCTGCTCGGCGACCAGGCGAGCGGCGCGGTGCCCGGCCAGGAACTCGCCCTCGAGGCCGAGGCCGGGGACGTTCTCCCGGCCGGCGAGGATGAGGTTCTTGTAGGGCGTCGAGGGCGGCAGCAGGCCCACGCCGAGGGAGAGGCCGAGGTCGGTCTCCAGGCGGGGCCAGGGGTTCAGGCGCGAGCCCCGGCTCTCGCCGTCCTCGAGGATCGGCGCCGAGGTGGCGACCAGGTGCTCGTCGAGGAAGGGGAGCAGGTCGGAGCGCAGCAGGTCCAGGAGGCGCGCCTCCTCCTGCTCGAAGAAGGGGCGGCCCTGCTCCCGGCGGGAGGCCGGGACGAAGGTCGAGATCTGCAGCACCTCCTCGCCCTCGCCGCCGGCCTCGGGGAAGCGCTCGAGGAGGAGCACCTCGCCGTCGAGGGCCCCGTTCTCGCGGGGCAGGTAGAGGGCCGCGTCGGCGAGGCCGAGGGGCAGCTTCCCGGCCTTCAGGACCAGGTTCAGGGAGAAGAGCAGCTCTCGCGGGCGCACCGAGCCGAGGCGGGCGTCGAACTTGCGGCGGCGCGAGTCGAGGGGGAGCAGGCGGCGCAGCGCCGCGACCTCGAGGCCCGAGACCACGAAGCGCGGGTGGTACTCGGTGTTGTCGTCGAGCACCTCGATGACGTCGATCCTGCCGCTCTTCACCCCGATGCTCTCGACGATGCCCTTGTTGCCGCCGGCGCGTACCCCGCCGAGGCTCTCGAAGCGGCGGCGCAGGAGGCTCGCGTAGCCGCCCGGCTCGAGCTCGGCGGTGCCGCGCACGACCCCCTGGAGCAGGCCGGCCACGCTGCGCAGGCGCTGCAGGGGCGACGGCGCCTCGGTGTGGAGGTAGCTGCCGAGGCGCTCCAGCCCGGCGAAGAGGGTCTCGAGCTCGGGCAGGCCCTCGAAGGAGGGGGCGGTGTCGGGGACCGTGTCGCCGAGGCGCTTGAGGGCGCGGCGCTCGAAGAGGCCGTCGGGGGGCAGCGGCGGGTGCTCGGCCAGCAGCTTGCTGGTCTCGGCGTCGGCGTGGAGGAGCGCGGCGATCCGCTCCGCGGCGCGGGCGCCGAGCTCCTCGCCGAACTCGCGGGAGAGCTCCGCGCGCTGCTTCTCGGGCTCGAAGGGCAGCGAGAAGCGGCGGCCCGGGGTGAGGATCTGCAGGGCTGGCAGGGCGCGCAGCAGGCGGCCGCTGTCGGCCACCAGGGAGAGGGTGTCCAGGACCTCGGCCATCACCGGGCTGCGGCGGGGGAGGGGGAGGAACTCGGGCGCCACCGGGAGCGCGCGCCCCGCGTGGTGGTAGAGGCCGGCGAGCCCGTCGTGCTCGACGTGGACGACCTTGTAGCCCTTCTTGCGCAGGAGGCAGGCGGCCACCAGGGCACCGGTGCTGCCGCCGAGCACCGCCACGTCGAAGACCCGGCGCGTCTTCATGCCTCGCCCCCGTCGAAGATCACGAGGTCGTCGGTGGGGGGCAGCAACCCCGGAAAGCCCGGGCGCCGCGCGCGGGCCTCGAGCCGGCCCTCGGCGATCCACTGGAGGACCAGGGGGTAGAGGCGGTGCTCCTGCCGCTGGATCCGCGCGGTGAGGCTGGCCTCGTCGTCGCCCGCCTCCACCGGAACCAGGGCCTGCGCCAGGCGGGGGCCGGTGTCGCAGCCGGCGTCGACCAGGTGCACCGTGCAGCCGGTCTCGCGCACCCCGGCCTCGAGGGCCTGCCGGGCGCCGTGGAGGCCGGGGAAGGCCGGCAGGAGGGCAGGGTGGATGTTGAGGATCCGGTCGGGGTAGGCCGAGAGCAGGGTCGCCCCCACCAGGCGCATGAAGCCGGCGAGCACCAGCCACTCGACGCCGTGCTCGGCGAGCACCTCGCAGATCCGCGCCTCGAAGGCCTCGCGGCTCTCGAAGTGCTTGTGCGAGACGTGGACGGCGGGGATGCCCAGATCTCTCGCCCGGGCGAAGACGCCGGCCTTCTCCTTGTTGCAGACCAGCACCGCGATCTTCGCGTCGAGCTCGCCGCGCTCGATCGCCCGGCCGATGGCCTCGAAGTTGCTGCCGCTGCCCGAGGCGAGGACACCGAGGGTGAGGGTCATGCGAGACCCTCGAGCTCCACGGCGGCCGGACCGTCGCCGCTCACGAGCTCACCGATCTCCACCGCCTCGACCCCGGCCCCGGCGAGGAGGGCGAGGGAGGCGTCGGCCGCCTCGGCGGGGACGACGGCGCAGAAGCCCACGCCCATGTTGAAGGTGCGGTGGGCCTCCAGGGGCGGCACGCCCCACTCCAGGAGCAGGTCGAAGATCGGCGGGCGCCGCCAGGCGGTGGCGTCGAGGCGGGCCACCAGGCCCGCGGGGAGCGAGCGGGGCAGGTTCTCGATGAGGCCGCCGCCGGTGATGTGGGCCAGGCTTCGCACGGGCTGCGCCGCGAGGAGGGCGAGGGCGGCCTTCACGTAGATCCGGGTGGGCTCGAGGAGGGCCTCGGCCAGGGTCTCGCCGCCGAGCACCTCGGGCCTCGCGTCCCAGGGGAGGCCCTGCTCCTCCACCAGCTTGCGGGCCAGGGAGTAGCCGTTGCTGTGCAGGCCGTTGGAGAGCAGGCCGATCACCCGGTCGCCCGCCACGGCGCTCTTGCCGTCGAGGATCTTCGCGCGCTCGACCACCCCCACGGCGAAGCCGGCGAGGTCGAAGTGCCCCGGGGCATAGAAGCCCGGCATCTCGGCG belongs to Deltaproteobacteria bacterium and includes:
- the purM gene encoding phosphoribosylformylglycinamidine cyclo-ligase is translated as MGTKTYQEAGVDIAAGNALVEAIKPAAARTRRPEVLGGLGGFGGLFSLPEGLEDPVLVAGTDGVGTKLMVAQATGIHRGLGQDLVAMCVNDIVVCGAEPLFFLDYFATGRLEVEAAREVIEGIADGCEQAGAALLGGETAEMPGFYAPGHFDLAGFAVGVVERAKILDGKSAVAGDRVIGLLSNGLHSNGYSLARKLVEEQGLPWDARPEVLGGETLAEALLEPTRIYVKAALALLAAQPVRSLAHITGGGLIENLPRSLPAGLVARLDATAWRRPPIFDLLLEWGVPPLEAHRTFNMGVGFCAVVPAEAADASLALLAGAGVEAVEIGELVSGDGPAAVELEGLA
- the purN gene encoding phosphoribosylglycinamide formyltransferase; the encoded protein is MTLTLGVLASGSGSNFEAIGRAIERGELDAKIAVLVCNKEKAGVFARARDLGIPAVHVSHKHFESREAFEARICEVLAEHGVEWLVLAGFMRLVGATLLSAYPDRILNIHPALLPAFPGLHGARQALEAGVRETGCTVHLVDAGCDTGPRLAQALVPVEAGDDEASLTARIQRQEHRLYPLVLQWIAEGRLEARARRPGFPGLLPPTDDLVIFDGGEA
- a CDS encoding MFS transporter; protein product: MSTERVNPVVKYFKDFSVLKETRREYWGLQIVNVLDSTAYFAMFNIVILSLSDDFGLDDADAGYAFMVFSSATTIFLFLSGLLTDWLGIKRSLWLSMVGMAVSRAGIVAAVFLPEGTLRTAVAVAGLALMAPFVAMVQTAFQAANKRFTTKRSRGAGFNLWYLFMNVGAALGGFVVDWAFIDFGWPRYHIFTFGILTSLLSIVAIFLTIHHTEQLVGEDEEPEEEEAADAPRQSPIEIAKAVLRESAFWRFTALISLLLGVRAVFLYLGLLHPKFWTRVIGSDAAIGTLQALNPIGVIVGLIVLIPVLERFNVYKMLVTGAFITSVALLLQAVPPFGGLDLATFTYYSAGIFLLVLTVGELIWSPRLQEYTAAIAPKGQEGTYFGLSMVPYFLAKTAIGFVSGHMLAYWCPEGIGDRLRAGEVEYWRTPYAMWLVLALVALGGSLTALLLRGWFTRGTELEKEQSPEDRHAVAPEAA
- a CDS encoding type II secretion system protein GspG; this translates as MVAAAVSVSVLGRWRDARCSTAKIDLLTIDTVLELHTARYGEVPTTDQGLALLLERGFVKTALIDPWRKPYLYRQPGTHNPRGPDVGTLGGDGRSGGRGEDTDLYLGESDLRSPGCEP